The genomic interval CGCGGCAAACACGGTCGAGCCCGGCTTCTCCCGCACGGAGGCCAAGGAGGAGCTGATCGACAAGGCCGTCGTCGATCCGGGCCTCGCCAGCCGCGTGAGCGTCGAGAGCGTGCAGGTGGCCCGAGACCTGCGGCTGCGGCGGGTGGCGGCGAACCTGCGGAACCGCACGCGCGACGCGAGCTTCTTCCAGTACCGCTACCGCTGGTTCGACAAGAACGGCATCCAGATCGACACGCCGCTGGACGCGTGGCAGACCGCCCACGTGCTCGGCGGCGACACCGGCCAGCTCGTCGGGATCGCGCCCAACGCCGAGGCGGTCGACTGGTCTCTTTCCATCCGCGGAGACGGAAACTGATGCGACGCTTTCCCCTGCCCTCCCCGCGGACCGTCGGCCTCGGACGCGATCCCGCCCCGCGGTCCGCGGCGGTCTGCGCCATCGCCGCCGCCCTCCTCGTCGCGTCCTGCGGGCCGGCGTCGCAGCGGATCGACCCGCGCGGCGACCGACAGGTGCAGGGCGAGACGGCGACGTTCGCGCAGTTCAGCGACGCGGCCAGCGAGATGCTCGGCAAGATGCTGCGGTCGGACTTCCTCGACCGCGAGGCCTACCGGCCGCACCCGGTGCGCATGGTCGTGTCGGACATCGAGAACAAGACCGACACGCTGCCGCCGACGGAGCTGATGCTGTCGCGGATCCGCGAAGGCCTGCTCAACAGCGGCAAGGTCGTGTACGTGAGCACGCTGGGCAGCGACGGCACCGACCGCTTCACCACCGAGGCGCCCGGGCAGCTGCTCGACGGCCGCCCGAACTTCCGCGACGACACGCTCCCCGAGGCCGGGCAATTCGAGGCCCCG from Phycisphaera mikurensis NBRC 102666 carries:
- a CDS encoding YcfL family protein; protein product: MRHALPCVLALGLVAPLGGCAGSAANTVEPGFSRTEAKEELIDKAVVDPGLASRVSVESVQVARDLRLRRVAANLRNRTRDASFFQYRYRWFDKNGIQIDTPLDAWQTAHVLGGDTGQLVGIAPNAEAVDWSLSIRGDGN